The following coding sequences lie in one bacterium genomic window:
- a CDS encoding nitroreductase family protein: protein MSEADISLRDAMYSQRAIRKFTGAPVSDEDVQALLDAAVRAPSGGNRQPWHFVVLRDREKKAAVRAYYARSWFDYKAHVAEQAKTIPEAAAAIERWKKNPAGDHFAEHLEDIPVLIIPCLNMKVVSFGDTDGRPPTVMGMNSVYASIYPAVQNLLLTALARGLGAVLTTLHCRYEDEVKKALGIPAYIRTACLIPIGHPAAKYGPTARVPAAGRTHLDGWDDSKG, encoded by the coding sequence ATGTCTGAAGCCGATATTTCCTTGCGCGATGCCATGTACAGCCAGCGCGCCATCCGCAAGTTCACCGGCGCACCGGTGAGCGACGAAGACGTTCAGGCGCTTCTCGATGCCGCCGTCCGTGCGCCCAGCGGGGGTAACCGCCAGCCCTGGCACTTTGTCGTGCTGCGCGATCGGGAGAAAAAGGCCGCCGTTCGCGCGTACTACGCCCGCTCCTGGTTCGACTACAAGGCGCACGTCGCCGAGCAGGCGAAGACGATCCCCGAGGCGGCCGCCGCCATTGAGCGGTGGAAGAAAAATCCCGCGGGCGATCACTTCGCCGAGCACCTCGAAGACATTCCCGTCCTCATCATCCCCTGCCTCAACATGAAGGTGGTCTCCTTCGGCGATACGGATGGAAGACCACCTACCGTGATGGGGATGAACAGCGTTTATGCATCCATCTACCCGGCGGTGCAGAATCTTCTCCTGACCGCCCTGGCGCGGGGGCTCGGGGCCGTGCTGACGACGCTGCACTGCCGCTATGAGGATGAAGTGAAGAAGGCGCTCGGAATTCCCGCTTACATCCGGACGGCCTGTCTCATCCCCATCGGGCACCCGGCCGCGAAATACGGGCCGACGGCCCGGGTGCCCGCGGCTGGGCGCACCCACCTGGACGGCTGGGACGACTCAAAGGGATGA